A genomic stretch from Punica granatum isolate Tunisia-2019 unplaced genomic scaffold, ASM765513v2 Contig00450, whole genome shotgun sequence includes:
- the LOC116190466 gene encoding MAR-binding filament-like protein 1-1, which produces MGTLSDDLGLALCKEESLRRTLDLVEAQANAVLLFGRRWRDLEEHLDSISKATDERLEQLGVKGSSVEERFAEVVSEEREVEKKAKDFKGEVVMRLSLLERMLEECWKECRENEDCLASVVTESVAEPECLGETEVKEKELISVSESVEDCRRESEMKKQELDDLQRRIEAALNEHNSREENLNSVQKLLEECSMGLEEKTLRLQSTEDSLKERSRELEFKIDELEWIQTAINDVCKHLDSKNDQLTSIKQSIRASDRAIQKKNQELLSLQDSLKTCCTELDSKKMELDEIQKLLAECTRELDLKERQLSSTKTLIDEFNEELTSKKKDYDAIQKSIIACSTEVDSKRSELASLEKSVNDLKMDGQKEVKVESLQKCSQQYSSVISLKKAELASLHDTIKKVGGDLDLKERRHQVLCTSIKSLNTELEMKKELESAKTVEREGDLKSSEEQLQFSQKELASARAERDECPRKLHSAQASFEGCSRILQGKDRQLQEQLMELKSQQERLNMMQKLLEEKRAEDELRKGDNILVVQQKLLEKIEKSLDPAKLVLQAMQEVYSPSSRKNVKRFNSGVTKRSCVLLLRYLGEASPEIKPQVKEGAMALANQWKAQLSASSDDDYTFRVLALLRLIVVFELTPAFCPNELGVLSGSIFEHGETNELRMLLGLSEPLPCPKVILLRQAEEKLALISPVISGHSLLQHRNKRSRMA; this is translated from the exons ATGGGGACACTCTCAGACGATCTAGGGTTAGCTCTGTGCAAAGAGGAGAGCCTGCGTCGAACTCTAGACCTGGTCGAAGCCCAGGCAAATGCCGTCCTGCTGTTCGGCCGCCGGTGGCGGGACTTGGAGGAGCATCTCGACTCCATCTCCAAGGCCACCGATGAAAGGCTGGAGCAACTCGGGGTCAAGGGGAGCTCCGTCGAGGAGAGGTTTGCCGAGGTCGTGTCCGAGGAGAGGGAGGTGGAGAAGAAGGCCAAGGATTTCAAGGGAGAGGTTGTCATGAGGTTGAGCCTGTTGGAGAGGATGCTCGAGGAGTGCTGGAAGGAATGCAGAGAGAACGAGGATTGTCTGGCATCGGTGGTGACGGAGTCTGTCGCTGAGCCTGAATGTCTCGGTGAGACTGAAGTTAAGGAGAAGGAGCTTATTTCTGTGAGCGAGTCCGTCGAGGATTGTCGAAGGGAGTCCGAGATGAAAAAGCAGGAGCTAGATGACCTGCAGAGGAGAATCGAGGCGGCTTTGAATGAGCATAATTCGAGAGAGGAGAATCTTAATTCAGTGCAGAAATTGCTTGAGGAGTGTTCCATGGGACTGGAGGAGAAAACTTTGAGGCTGCAGTCGACGGAGGACTCGCTCAAGGAACGTTCGAGGGAGCTTGAGTTTAAGATTGATGAACTGGAGTGGATTCAGACGGCTATCAATGACGTCTGCAAGCACCTCGACTCGAAGAATGATCAATTGACTTCGATCAAGCAATCTATTAGGGCATCTGATAGAGCCATCCAGAAGAAGAACCAGGAATTGCTTTCCCTGCAAGATTCATTAAAGACCTGCTGCACTGAACTCGATTCGAAGAAGATGGAACTGGATGAAATTCAAAAGTTGCTAGCGGAATGCACAAGGGAGCTCGATTTGAAGGAGAGACAGCTCAGCTCGACCAAAACATTGATTGATGAGTTTAATGAGGAGCTCACATCCAAGAAGAAGGATTATGATGCCATTCAAAAGTCCATCATAGCATGCTCCACTGAGGTCGACTCGAAAAGGAGCGAACTGGCATCGCTCGAGAAGTCTGTGAATGATCTCAAGATGGACGGACAAAAGGAGGTTAAAGTGGAGTCTCTTCAGAAATGTTCACAACAGTACTCGAGTGTGATCTCCTTGAAGAAAGCAGAGCTTGCTTCCCTCCATGATACCATCAAAAAAGTCGGAGGTGATCTTGACTTGAAAGAGAGAAGGCACCAAGTATTATGTACCTCTATCAAGAGCCTGAATACCGAGCTCGAAATGAAAAAGGAGCTCGAATCTGCCAAGACTGTCGAAAGGGAAGGAGACTTGAAGTCTAGTGAGGAGCAACTCCAGTTTAGTCAAAAGGAACTGGCTTCAGCTAGAGCTGAAAGAGACGAATGCCCCAGAAAACTCCATTCGGCCCAAGCTTCGTTCGAGGGATGCTCCAGGATACTACAGGGAAAGGACAGACAGCTCCAAGAGCAGCTTATGGAGTTAAAATCCCAGCAAGAACGGTTGAATATGATGCAAAAATTACTGGAGGAGAAGAGGGCAGAGGATGAATTGAGGAAGGGAGATAACATTCTTGTTGTCCAGCAGAAGCTCTTAGAAAAGATAGAAAAGTCGCTCGATCCCGCGAAGCTGGTTTTACAGGCTATGCAGGAAGTTTACTCCCCGAGTTCAAGAAAGAATGTGAAAAGATTCAATAGTGGCGTAACCAAGAGAAGCTGCGTGTTGCTCTTACGCTACTTAGGTGAGGCTTCACCGGAGATTAAGCCTCAGGTGAAGGAGGGTGCAATGGCACTGGCCAACCAATGGAAGGCTCAGCTGAGTGCATCTTCAGACGATGATTACACTTTCAGGGTGTTGGCTCTCTTGAGGCTTATAGTGGTCTTTGAATTAACCCCTGCGTTTTGTCCCAATGAGCTAGGCGTTCTTTCAGGTTCTATTTTCGAGCATGGAGAAACAAATGAACTACGAATGCTCCTTGGTTTGTCAGAACCGCTACCTT GCCCGAAGGTTATTCTTCTTCGTCAGGCTGAAGAGAAGCTTGCTCTGATCTCCCCGGTAATTAGTGGTCATTCCCTACTACAGCATAGAAACAAGCGTAGCCGCATGGCCTAA